In Citrus sinensis cultivar Valencia sweet orange chromosome 4, DVS_A1.0, whole genome shotgun sequence, one DNA window encodes the following:
- the LOC102623270 gene encoding 4-coumarate--CoA ligase-like 9, producing the protein MPTAISTTPPNHPMAIINSLSMDPKNGFCSETKIFHSLRPSIAFPPETTSVTSYVFSLLESHAPPPDTTALIDTASRHRILYPDLTLRIKTLAYSLKTKYKLSKYDVAFLLSQNSVHVPVLYLSLFSLGVVVSPCNPSCTIPEILRQIHLSKPVIAFATHDTAHKIPQLKYGTVLVDSPEFESLSATDSLDYYDDEERVRVSVSLSDPAAILYSSGTTGMVKGALLTQRNLVAAVAGGHAVRAARSRPAVVLCTVPYFHSYGFTCCLRSLGMGESLVCMGKFDFGRVLKAVEEFRVSHVVLAPPVVLRMARDGGTMGGYDLSSIEVVASGGAHLTLSVIRKFKERLPKVNLAQGYGLTETTARIFGTVGPKECQVVGATGKLLSNCQAKIVDPESGIPQPPSTPGELWVRGPFIMKGYVGDEEATAAILDSDGWLRTGDLCYIDDEGFLFFVDRIKEMIKYNGYQIAPAELEHLLQSHPDIVDAAVVPFPDEQAGQIPIAFVVRKRWSIIDESQIQDFIAQQVAPYKRIRQVTFVDSLPKNAPGKVLRKELIKLAHSKATSKL; encoded by the exons ATGCCAACTGCAATCTCAACAACTCCTCCAAATCATCCAATGGCGATCATCAACTCATTGtcaatggatcccaaaaacgGGTTCTGCTCCGAAACCAAGATCTTTCACAGCCTTCGCCCCTCCATCGCGTTCCCACCCGAAACGACGTCGGTCACCTCCTACGTCTTCTCCCTCCTCGAATCCCACGCTCCGCCGCCCGACACCACCGCCCTCATCGACACTGCCTCTCGCCACCGCATTCTCTATCCCGACCTCACCCTCCGCATCAAGACTCTTGCTTACTCCCTCAAAACCAAGTACAAGCTCTCCAAATACGACGTCGCTTTCCTCCTCTCTCAAAACTCCGTTCACGTCCCCGTTCTCTACCTCTCCCTCTTCTCCCTCGGCGTCGTCGTTTCACCTTGCAACCCTTCCTGCACCATACCCGAAATCCTCCGCCAAATCCATCTCTCCAAACCGGTCATCGCGTTCGCCACTCACGACACCGCTCACAAGATCCCCCAGCTTAAATACGGCACCGTTCTGGTCGACTCCCCCGAGTTTGAATCCCTCTCCGCCACCGATTCATTAGACTATTATGATGATGAGGAGAGAGTTAGGGTTTCAGTGTCGCTATCTGATCCGGCGGCGATCTTGTACTCTTCGGGGACGACGGGGATGGTCAAAGGAGCGCTGCTGACTCAGCGGAACTTGGTTGCCGCCGTGGCCGGAGGTCATGCGGTTCGTGCGGCGAGGAGCAGGCCGGCGGTTGTGCTGTGTACGGTTCCGTACTTCCATTCGTACGGCTTTACTTGCTGTTTGAGGTCGTTGGGGATGGGTGAGAGTTTGGTGTGCATGGGGAAGTTTGACTTCGGTAGGGTGTTGAAAGCTGTTGAGGAGTTTAGGGTTAGCCACGTGGTCTTGGCTCCACCCGTTGTTTTGAGGATGGCACGAGACGGCGGCACGATGGGCGGTTATGATTTGAGCTCGATTGAAGTCGTGGCGTCTGGTGGGGCTCATTTGACTTTGAGTGTGATTCGGAAGTTTAAGGAGAGGCTGCCTAAAGTGAATCTGGCCCAG GGATATGGGCTGACAGAAACAACGGCGAGAATATTTGGAACAGTGGGTCCAAAAGAATGCCAAGTAGTAGGCGCCACAGGAAAGCTTTTATCAAATTGCCAAGCTAAAATTGTTGATCCCGAATCAGGAATTCCTCAGCCTCCTTCCACGCCTGGAGAGCTTTGGGTTAGAGGGCCTTTCATTATGAAAG gCTATGTTGGTGATGAGGAAGCTACTGCAGCCATTCTGGATTCTGATGGATGGCTAAGAACTGGAGACCTTTGTTATATTGACGATGAAGGGTTTCTGTTTTTCGTGGATAGGATTAAGGAAATGATCAAATACAATGGCTACCAG ATTGCCCCAGCAGAACTAGAACACCTGCTTCAATCCCATCCGGATATAGTTGATGCAGCTGTGGTTCC GTTTCCGGATGAGCAAGCAGGTCAGATACCAATAGCTTTTGTGGTGAGAAAACGTTGGAGCATTATTGATGAATCACAAATACAAGACTTCATTGCCCAACAG GTTGCTCCGTATAAGAGAATAAGACAAGTGACCTTTGTTGATTCCCTGCCCAAGAATGCCCCTGGTAAGGTGTTAAGGAAGGAGTTGATCAAACTTGCACACTCAAAGGCAACCTCCAAGTTGTAA
- the LOC102620652 gene encoding uncharacterized protein LOC102620652, whose protein sequence is MADPHIQIQTDPPPAQTPLLNNSNQNHTQLPQQQQQENQIPETDLDRTLQKLEYFLTFLGFNHSSVLSFVLSWTAFLVTGVLVPVVILELSNCPGCEKGQIKDFELCIVASQACLAAISLICMSHNLRKYGIRKFLFVDRHSGHMERFHYQYIQQIKDSLRLLIVWSLPCFILKTAREIIRILYVHHESWWQSAAILFALILSWTYLSTISLSASILFHVVCNLQVMHFDDYAKLLAMESDVVVLIEEHMRLRYHLSKISHRFRIYLLLEFLVVTASQIVSLFQTTGYGGKITFINGGDFAASSVVQVVGIILCLHAATKISHRAQNIASIASRWHALATCSSADSSQLRVSNSFGNLEASSPLNSVHMNYSESDLVSLDYVAMPTNTQLASYMCSYHRRQAYVMYLQANPGGITIFGWTVDRALINTIFFIELSLVTFVLGKTIVNSN, encoded by the exons ATGGCTGATCCTCATATACAAATACAAACAGACCCACCTCCCGCTCAGACACCTcttcttaataattcaaacCAAAATCACACTCAACTTCcacaacagcagcagcaggaAAACCAAATCCCAGAAACTGATCTTGATCGGACGCTACAAAAGCTTGAATATTTTTTGACGTTTCTGGGCTTCAACCACTCTTCAGTTTTGAGCTTCGTCTTGTCTTGGACAGCTTTTTTAGTAACAGGAGTGCTGGTCCCAGTCGTGATACTTGAGTTGTCTAATTGTCCCGGATGTGAGAAGGGTCAAATTAAGGATTTTGAGTTGTGTATTGTGGCCTCCCAAGCTTGTTTAGCGGCTATTTCTTTGATTTGTATGTCCCATAATCTGCGTAAATATGGTATCAGGAAGTTCCTTTTTGTTGATCGCCATAGTGGCCACATGGAGAGGTTTCATTACCAGTATATTCAGCAAATAAAG GATTCTTTACGCTTGCTTATAGTCTGGTCGCTTCCATGTTTCATTCTGAAGACTGCACGAGAGATCATCCGCATTTTATATGTACATCATGAATCATGGTGGCAATCTGCTGCTATTCTATTTGCTTTGATTCTATCCTGGACTTACTTGAGTACAATATCTCTATCAGCCAGCATCTTGTTTCATGTAGTCTGCAACTTGCAAGTTATGCACTTTGATGATTATGCAAAGCTCTTGGCAATGGAATCTGATGTTGTGGTACTGATAGAAGAGCATATGCGACTACGCTATCATCTGTCTAAGATAAGCCACAGATTCCGAATTTATCTTCTCTTAGAGTTCTTGGTTGTCACAGCCAGTCAAATTGTGAGTCTTTTCCAGACAACTGGGTATGGCGGAAAAATCACTTTCATAAACGGTGGTGATTTTGCA GCTTCCTCAGTTGTGCAGGTTGTTGGCATAATTCTTTGCTTACATGCAGCCACAAAAATTTCCCACAGAGCCCAAAACATTGCATCGATAGCAAGTAGATGGCATGCATTGGCAACATGCAGTTCTGCTGATTCATCTCAACTTAGAGTCTCAAACAGTTTCGGAAACTTGGAAGCTTCCAGTCCATTGAACTCAGTGCATATGAATTATTCTGAAAGTGATTTGGTCTCTTTAGATTATGTTGCAATGCCAACAAATACACAATTGGCTTCATATATGTGCTCATATCACAGGAGACAAGCTTATG TTATGTATTTGCAGGCAAATCCTGGGGGCATTACCATATTTGGATGGACAGTTGATCGAGCTCTTATCAACACAATCTTCTTTATTGAACTCTCTCTGGTTACCTTTGTACTTGGGAAGACTATAGTTAATTCCAACTGA